A stretch of [Clostridium] innocuum DNA encodes these proteins:
- a CDS encoding chorismate mutase, with protein MSLLDDARKRINAIDEEMAKLFEQRMQAVEDVIRYKQAHQMKVLDTSREQYVIEHNTAFIQREEYRDSYIEFISEMMAISRKYQRSIINRDLIGYSGTEGAFSHIAAERVFLDHRKKSYASFEDVFHAVTEREVAYGVIPFENSYTGEVGEVLDLLMRYDVYINDIYDLQISQNLLGVKGASLADIKQVYSKDQAIYQSKKFLEGRGYELIPYPNTALAAEYVAKENDKSKAAIAAKENAELYGLDILAEDINTSEQNTTRFIIISKQLIQQGNRFSLAFTTHHKAGALVHAMNIIAQYGFNMQSIKSRSIKERPWEYYFYVEIEGNLKDAKEQHLIHDLKEACEEVKILGAYQNDERKQG; from the coding sequence ATGAGTTTATTGGATGATGCCCGAAAACGGATCAATGCGATTGATGAGGAAATGGCAAAACTTTTTGAACAGCGCATGCAGGCGGTTGAAGATGTTATCCGTTACAAACAGGCGCATCAGATGAAGGTTTTGGATACATCAAGAGAACAGTATGTTATTGAACATAATACAGCATTTATCCAGCGTGAGGAATACAGGGACAGCTACATAGAATTTATCAGTGAAATGATGGCAATCTCTAGAAAATATCAGCGATCGATCATCAACCGGGATCTTATCGGTTATTCCGGGACAGAAGGAGCATTTTCCCATATTGCTGCTGAGCGGGTGTTTTTGGATCACCGAAAGAAAAGCTATGCCTCCTTTGAAGACGTATTTCATGCAGTAACGGAGCGGGAAGTGGCCTATGGAGTCATTCCGTTTGAAAATTCATATACTGGTGAAGTGGGAGAGGTACTGGATCTTCTGATGCGTTATGATGTATATATCAATGATATATACGATTTGCAGATATCACAGAATCTGCTAGGTGTAAAGGGAGCATCTCTAGCGGATATCAAACAGGTGTATTCCAAGGATCAGGCGATATATCAGTCAAAGAAATTTCTAGAGGGACGCGGCTATGAGCTGATACCATATCCGAACACTGCGCTTGCGGCAGAGTATGTTGCGAAAGAAAATGATAAATCCAAGGCTGCCATTGCCGCGAAGGAAAATGCAGAGCTGTATGGTCTGGATATACTTGCGGAGGATATCAATACAAGTGAACAGAATACGACACGCTTCATCATCATCAGTAAACAGCTGATACAGCAGGGCAATCGCTTCTCGCTCGCTTTTACAACACACCACAAGGCAGGTGCACTCGTACATGCGATGAATATTATCGCTCAGTATGGATTTAACATGCAGAGTATTAAGTCCAGGTCGATAAAGGAACGTCCATGGGAATACTATTTCTATGTGGAAATAGAAGGAAATCTGAAGGATGCAAAGGAACAGCATCTGATCCACGATTTAAAGGAAGCATGTGAAGAGGTAAAGATACTCGGAGCATATCAAAATGATGAAAGAAAGCAGGGATGA
- the aroF gene encoding 3-deoxy-7-phosphoheptulonate synthase gives MIITMKKSATKADIEHVMKQLKDKGLQIHESIGENLNVFGVVGDTSQVDPKRIEANKHVESVVRVSSPYKKASRMFHPEDTIVEVNGIHIGGKEKIVVIGGPCSVEGKDMICHIAHEVKDAGGMMLRGGAYKPRTSPYAFQGMGTEGILALAQARKQTGLPVVTELMSADKLDEFVEHVDVIQIGARNMQNFDLLKAVGKTNKPVLLKRGLANTIEEWIMSAEYILSEGNTNVMLCERGIRTFEPYTRNTLDLSVVPIIKKKTHLPIIIDPSHATGDWELVEAASLAAIAAGADGLIVEVHDHPECAWSDGAQSLKPDNFKELIRKGKAIAGVIGRAM, from the coding sequence ATGATTATCACAATGAAGAAAAGTGCAACAAAAGCAGATATTGAGCATGTCATGAAGCAGCTGAAGGATAAGGGACTTCAGATTCATGAGAGTATTGGTGAAAACCTTAATGTCTTCGGCGTTGTTGGAGATACATCACAGGTTGACCCGAAGCGCATTGAGGCGAACAAGCATGTGGAAAGTGTTGTCCGCGTATCATCCCCGTATAAGAAGGCAAGCCGGATGTTTCATCCGGAGGATACGATAGTAGAGGTAAACGGCATTCACATCGGTGGAAAGGAAAAAATCGTTGTCATTGGCGGTCCCTGCTCTGTTGAAGGGAAAGATATGATTTGTCATATCGCTCATGAGGTAAAGGATGCAGGAGGAATGATGCTTCGTGGGGGAGCCTACAAGCCAAGAACAAGTCCGTATGCATTTCAGGGTATGGGAACAGAAGGAATTCTCGCGCTTGCACAGGCAAGAAAGCAAACCGGGCTTCCTGTTGTTACTGAGCTGATGAGTGCCGATAAGCTGGATGAATTTGTAGAGCATGTCGATGTCATTCAGATCGGTGCCAGAAATATGCAGAATTTTGACCTTTTAAAGGCTGTTGGAAAAACAAACAAGCCGGTACTGCTGAAACGTGGACTGGCCAATACGATTGAAGAATGGATCATGTCCGCAGAGTATATTCTTTCTGAAGGAAATACGAATGTCATGCTGTGTGAGCGCGGTATCCGCACCTTTGAACCTTATACACGAAATACCCTCGATTTGAGTGTAGTTCCTATTATCAAGAAAAAAACACATCTTCCGATTATCATTGATCCAAGTCATGCGACCGGTGATTGGGAGCTGGTGGAGGCAGCTTCGCTTGCAGCAATCGCAGCAGGGGCCGACGGACTGATTGTGGAGGTACACGATCATCCGGAATGCGCATGGAGTGATGGCGCACAGTCTCTCAAGCCGGATAACTTTAAAGAGCTGATCCGCAAGGGAAAGGCTATCGCAGGTGTAATCGGGAGGGCGATGTAA
- the purE gene encoding 5-(carboxyamino)imidazole ribonucleotide mutase codes for MSEIKPVVSILMGSRSDLPTMENCFNQLKEFGIPFEAHALSAHRTPNEVIKLAEGAKDRGIKVIIAAAGGAAHLGGVIASSTTLPVIGVPIQTSALGGMDSLLSTVQMPGGIPVATVAIGKAGAKNAAILAAQMLALSDEAMAEKMVAFKASMAEKVIKDSVIEVE; via the coding sequence ATGAGTGAAATCAAACCTGTCGTCAGTATTTTAATGGGAAGCCGTTCCGACTTGCCAACAATGGAGAACTGTTTCAACCAGCTGAAGGAATTCGGTATTCCTTTTGAAGCACACGCATTAAGTGCCCATCGGACACCGAATGAAGTTATCAAACTGGCAGAAGGTGCCAAGGATCGTGGAATCAAGGTTATTATTGCGGCTGCAGGCGGAGCTGCTCATTTGGGTGGAGTTATCGCATCCAGCACAACACTGCCGGTAATCGGCGTTCCGATTCAAACAAGTGCACTGGGTGGAATGGATTCCTTGCTGTCCACTGTCCAGATGCCTGGAGGAATACCGGTCGCAACAGTTGCAATCGGAAAAGCAGGCGCAAAGAATGCCGCTATTCTGGCAGCACAGATGCTTGCGTTAAGCGATGAAGCAATGGCTGAAAAAATGGTCGCATTCAAGGCTTCCATGGCAGAAAAAGTAATCAAAGATTCCGTGATTGAAGTGGAATAG
- a CDS encoding DUF1848 domain-containing protein, with translation MILFVSGRCDIPAFYSTWFFNRLQEGFVDVRNPFNPHQISRIYLNEQNIDGILFCTKNPIPMMNRLEEVPFPYQFQITLTPYHEDIEEHVASKKEIVNAVREMSLRLGKDRIIVRYDPILLTPKYTVEYHRRAFEKLCSQLESYVDTIIISFVDMYKNTAGNQKRMQLQEMRRQDMLDVGKALGSVAERYAVHVQTCAEDIDLSPYHIHKGLCMDRKKLERLVQHSLDHIQGKGVRSVCGCMPTVDIGDYNCCPHGCRYCYANYNEKQIAERMKLHDPQSSVLLGHLDEEDKITIREDKHIRQISLL, from the coding sequence ATGATACTTTTTGTAAGCGGACGCTGTGATATACCGGCATTCTACAGCACATGGTTTTTCAATCGGCTTCAGGAAGGCTTCGTGGATGTTAGAAACCCGTTCAATCCTCATCAAATCAGTCGTATTTATCTGAATGAACAAAATATTGATGGTATTCTGTTTTGTACAAAAAATCCGATTCCCATGATGAACAGACTGGAGGAAGTACCCTTTCCCTATCAGTTTCAGATTACGCTGACACCTTATCATGAGGATATCGAGGAACATGTAGCATCCAAAAAGGAAATCGTAAATGCGGTAAGAGAAATGTCACTGCGACTGGGAAAGGATCGTATAATCGTTCGCTATGACCCGATCCTGCTTACTCCCAAGTATACCGTGGAGTACCATCGGCGGGCATTTGAAAAGCTGTGCAGCCAGTTGGAGAGCTATGTGGACACAATTATCATTTCATTTGTGGATATGTATAAGAATACGGCAGGCAATCAGAAGCGTATGCAGCTACAGGAAATGCGCCGACAGGATATGCTGGATGTCGGAAAGGCACTGGGCAGTGTCGCTGAGCGCTATGCTGTACATGTACAAACATGTGCAGAGGATATTGATCTTTCCCCCTATCATATTCACAAGGGACTCTGTATGGATCGTAAAAAGCTTGAGAGACTGGTACAGCATTCCTTGGATCATATTCAGGGAAAGGGTGTGCGATCTGTCTGTGGCTGCATGCCGACGGTTGATATCGGTGATTATAACTGTTGTCCGCACGGCTGTCGGTACTGCTATGCCAATTATAATGAAAAACAGATTGCGGAAAGAATGAAGCTCCATGATCCGCAAAGCAGCGTCCTGCTGGGACACCTTGATGAAGAGGACAAGATTACGATACGGGAGGATAAGCATATCCGTCAGATTTCACTGCTGTAG
- the aroA gene encoding 3-phosphoshikimate 1-carboxyvinyltransferase, which translates to MKAHIAPSICSGHVVIPPSKSMAHRAIICASLANGTSVIKNVAYSQDIKTTIAGMQQLGADIRIEADQVTVTGIKDFTIKNKEVFCCESGSTLRFFIPIFSLCNQEITFTGQGRLLQRPQKVYEDLFHAQGITFRQEASGITIRECLKSGDITLQGDVSSQFISGLLFTLPLLQEDSTIHILPPFESRSYVDLTLQMLKTYGIQASFKDDLTIHIPGNQQYTACDYTIEGDYSQLAFFAVLAACNHDLTITGVHHDSRQGDKKILSILKDFGVRIEEVKNGYHIYKSSLHGCRIDLADCPDLGPILTVLAMYSPGNTNIYNAGRLRIKESDRIEAMEQELRKFGVDIHSTEDEIFITGNSSYTCTSELSSHNDHRIVMALSVAAACSNTSCIIDGAQAIQKSYPTFFEDLQSIGGKVELL; encoded by the coding sequence ATGAAAGCCCATATAGCACCATCCATCTGCAGTGGTCATGTTGTCATTCCGCCAAGTAAAAGCATGGCACATCGTGCGATTATCTGTGCCTCTCTGGCGAACGGCACCAGCGTCATAAAAAACGTTGCCTATTCGCAGGATATCAAAACCACGATTGCCGGCATGCAGCAGCTTGGTGCCGATATCCGCATAGAAGCAGATCAGGTTACTGTTACCGGAATCAAAGATTTTACAATAAAGAACAAAGAAGTGTTTTGCTGTGAATCCGGCTCCACTCTTCGTTTCTTCATTCCGATTTTCTCTCTCTGCAATCAGGAAATCACCTTCACCGGTCAGGGCAGACTGCTGCAGCGCCCGCAGAAGGTTTATGAGGATTTGTTCCACGCGCAGGGGATCACCTTCCGACAGGAAGCATCCGGTATCACGATCCGTGAATGTCTGAAATCCGGTGATATTACATTACAAGGTGATGTCAGCTCACAGTTTATCAGCGGATTGCTGTTCACACTGCCACTCCTGCAGGAGGATTCCACCATTCACATCCTTCCGCCCTTTGAATCCAGAAGCTATGTTGATCTCACGCTGCAAATGCTGAAAACCTATGGCATACAAGCTTCCTTCAAAGATGATCTGACCATTCATATTCCGGGCAATCAGCAGTATACAGCATGTGACTATACGATCGAAGGAGACTATTCCCAGCTTGCCTTCTTTGCTGTGCTTGCCGCATGCAATCATGATCTTACCATTACCGGTGTTCATCACGATTCCAGGCAGGGAGATAAAAAAATTCTCTCGATACTGAAGGACTTTGGTGTACGCATTGAAGAGGTAAAAAACGGCTACCATATTTATAAAAGCAGCCTGCATGGCTGTAGAATCGATCTTGCGGACTGCCCGGATCTCGGACCGATCCTAACTGTCCTTGCTATGTATTCCCCGGGAAATACCAATATCTACAATGCAGGCAGACTGCGTATCAAGGAAAGTGACCGCATTGAAGCAATGGAACAGGAGCTGCGCAAATTCGGTGTGGATATTCATTCCACAGAGGATGAAATCTTTATTACCGGCAACTCCTCCTATACCTGTACGAGCGAGCTTTCCTCCCATAATGATCACCGTATCGTTATGGCACTCAGTGTCGCAGCAGCCTGCAGCAATACCTCCTGCATCATTGATGGTGCTCAGGCAATCCAAAAAAGCTATCCTACATTCTTTGAAGATTTACAGTCCATTGGTGGAAAGGTGGAGCTGCTATGA
- a CDS encoding prephenate dehydrogenase: protein MIQENTRFLIVGLGLIGGSYAMGLKKNGYHVDAIEINQLSIDYAIKHNIIDRGSTFDIDYIKEADIIISGLYPNMTVDWITTYQKYFKPGALITDVSSVKTGVVEPIQKIIRRDVEFISSHPMAGKEVSGVKFADDSIFHIANFIILPTESNTKEAVATMRQFAEILGFSNISELTVAQHDEMIGFVSHLTHAIAVSLMNTNDNTHLVEYTGDSFRDLTRIAKINENLWSEVFFLNKENLIREIDDFIQEVNHLKATLEQDDVEGLKELFIQSTARRKLFDR from the coding sequence ATGATACAGGAGAATACACGATTTCTTATTGTCGGATTAGGTCTGATCGGTGGCAGCTATGCCATGGGCTTAAAGAAAAACGGCTATCATGTTGATGCCATTGAAATCAACCAGCTCAGCATTGACTATGCAATCAAGCATAACATCATCGATCGCGGTTCAACATTTGATATTGACTATATAAAGGAAGCTGATATCATAATAAGCGGACTATATCCAAATATGACGGTAGACTGGATAACCACCTATCAGAAATATTTCAAGCCCGGTGCTCTGATTACAGATGTAAGCTCTGTGAAAACAGGTGTTGTAGAACCCATTCAGAAAATCATTCGCAGGGATGTGGAGTTCATAAGCTCCCATCCAATGGCAGGTAAGGAAGTCAGCGGAGTAAAATTCGCAGACGATTCCATCTTCCATATCGCCAACTTCATTATTCTGCCTACAGAAAGCAATACGAAGGAAGCAGTTGCGACCATGCGCCAGTTTGCCGAAATACTCGGATTCAGTAATATCTCCGAGCTGACCGTTGCACAGCATGATGAAATGATCGGCTTTGTTTCACATCTGACACATGCTATTGCGGTTTCTCTTATGAACACCAATGACAACACCCACCTGGTAGAATACACCGGTGACTCCTTTCGTGATCTGACAAGAATTGCGAAAATCAACGAGAATCTGTGGAGTGAGGTATTCTTTCTGAATAAAGAGAACCTGATTCGGGAAATTGATGATTTCATACAGGAGGTCAATCATCTGAAAGCAACCCTGGAGCAGGAT
- the aroC gene encoding chorismate synthase: MKNTFGHNYSVTIFGESHGEAIGCVIDGLAPGIKLDMDFIASVMEKRKAKGRISTQRKEADELHIVSGYFNGHTTGTPLTILIENTNTRSHDYEKTKYRLRPSHADYTANEKYMGWQDHRGGGHFSGRITAPLVAAGAIAMQVLKEKGILIGSHIQKSRTIEDIPFSENIEELQKQMERVNTMDFAVLDDTAAADMKAMIEEAANEGDSVGGILESCILNVPAGLGEPFFDSLESTLSHLLFSVPAVKGIEFGLGFGFSDVYGSEANDPITYDKGFHTATNNNGGINGGISNGMPIRIRTVIKPTASIYKEQNTVDLKTHEAVKLQIQGRHDPAIIHRARIVVDSVLAIGILDQLMERSATLTMK, translated from the coding sequence ATGAAAAATACATTCGGACATAATTATTCTGTGACAATTTTTGGAGAAAGCCATGGGGAAGCCATCGGCTGCGTGATTGACGGTCTTGCGCCGGGAATTAAACTGGATATGGATTTTATAGCCTCCGTCATGGAAAAGCGAAAAGCAAAGGGCAGAATATCCACACAGCGAAAAGAGGCAGATGAGCTGCATATCGTCAGTGGCTATTTCAATGGTCATACAACCGGTACACCGTTGACGATTCTCATTGAAAATACAAACACAAGAAGTCATGATTACGAAAAGACGAAATATCGGCTGCGCCCTTCTCATGCAGACTATACTGCCAATGAAAAGTATATGGGCTGGCAGGACCATCGCGGTGGCGGTCATTTCAGCGGCAGAATCACTGCGCCGCTGGTAGCGGCAGGTGCAATCGCTATGCAGGTACTGAAGGAAAAGGGAATTCTGATAGGAAGCCATATTCAGAAAAGCAGAACCATAGAGGATATTCCGTTTTCTGAGAATATAGAGGAATTACAGAAACAGATGGAACGTGTCAATACAATGGATTTTGCGGTACTGGATGATACAGCAGCTGCAGATATGAAAGCGATGATAGAGGAAGCGGCAAATGAAGGCGACAGTGTGGGCGGTATTCTGGAGAGCTGTATTCTGAACGTTCCGGCAGGTCTGGGAGAACCGTTCTTCGATTCGCTGGAAAGCACACTGAGTCATCTGTTATTCAGTGTTCCAGCGGTAAAGGGAATTGAATTCGGTCTGGGCTTTGGATTTTCGGATGTGTATGGAAGTGAAGCCAATGATCCGATCACCTATGACAAGGGATTTCATACCGCTACAAATAACAATGGTGGAATCAATGGCGGGATTTCCAATGGAATGCCGATTCGCATCCGTACGGTTATCAAGCCGACAGCGTCTATATATAAGGAACAGAATACGGTGGATTTAAAGACTCACGAAGCAGTGAAGCTTCAGATTCAGGGGCGTCATGATCCGGCAATTATCCATCGGGCAAGAATCGTCGTGGACAGTGTGCTTGCCATCGGCATTCTGGATCAGCTGATGGAGCGATCAGCAACCCTGACAATGAAATAA
- a CDS encoding aminotransferase class I/II-fold pyridoxal phosphate-dependent enzyme, with protein sequence MSFVKQNVNKAPIEDTVFAIVKKAKEAKAAIGAEQVVDATIGSLYNEEGNIVAFDSVFTPYNEIAKETKAAYAASFVGNDSFRKQVYEWIVGGTGSTLAHSVIATPGGTGAVAITMQEILDEGETVILPEIAWGSYRLMATMDNLKVKTYSLFEGDHFNVESLKEACREVMKTQKKLLLVINDPCHNPTGYSMSMEEWQEIVAFLNECGKEVPVVLLNDIAYIDFSYDLEHCRNYIKTFNDFSENVMAVIAFSCSKALTSYGLRCGAAILLAQTKEAVRDVEIVFEKAARATWSNVPNAAMENFTYVTTTNYDAYMKEKAMYVELLKKRSDIFTEEADACGLDYYPYKEGFFVTVRIEDNALRDVFHESLMKQHIYTVKVNKGIRVAVCSLSSEKCRGLAKRMKEILDTCK encoded by the coding sequence ATGAGTTTTGTGAAACAGAACGTCAATAAGGCGCCAATCGAAGATACAGTATTCGCTATTGTGAAAAAGGCAAAGGAAGCCAAGGCTGCCATCGGTGCAGAGCAGGTTGTCGATGCGACCATCGGCTCTTTATATAATGAAGAAGGGAACATCGTTGCCTTTGACAGCGTGTTTACACCTTATAACGAAATAGCAAAGGAAACAAAGGCTGCCTACGCGGCCAGCTTTGTCGGCAATGATTCTTTCCGTAAGCAGGTTTATGAATGGATCGTAGGCGGCACGGGCTCAACTCTGGCACACAGTGTGATTGCCACACCGGGGGGAACCGGGGCAGTAGCGATCACCATGCAGGAAATACTGGATGAAGGGGAAACAGTTATTCTCCCTGAAATCGCATGGGGCAGCTATAGGCTGATGGCGACCATGGATAATCTGAAGGTGAAAACCTATTCTCTGTTTGAGGGAGATCATTTCAATGTAGAGTCCTTAAAGGAAGCCTGCCGTGAGGTTATGAAAACGCAGAAGAAGCTGCTGCTGGTAATCAATGATCCATGTCATAATCCAACTGGTTACTCTATGAGTATGGAGGAATGGCAGGAGATTGTGGCATTCCTGAACGAATGTGGAAAGGAAGTGCCGGTGGTGCTTCTCAATGACATTGCTTATATTGATTTTTCTTATGATTTAGAGCATTGCCGAAATTATATAAAGACATTTAATGATTTTTCAGAAAATGTTATGGCTGTAATTGCCTTCAGCTGCAGCAAGGCGCTGACCTCCTATGGCTTGCGTTGTGGTGCCGCTATTCTGTTAGCACAGACAAAGGAAGCCGTACGCGATGTGGAAATCGTATTTGAGAAGGCGGCCAGAGCTACCTGGAGCAATGTGCCAAATGCTGCTATGGAAAATTTCACATATGTTACAACAACCAATTATGATGCATATATGAAGGAAAAGGCGATGTATGTGGAGCTTCTGAAAAAGAGAAGTGACATCTTTACAGAAGAAGCAGATGCCTGCGGATTGGATTACTATCCTTATAAAGAGGGCTTCTTCGTAACTGTGAGAATCGAGGACAATGCATTGCGTGATGTTTTCCACGAAAGCCTGATGAAGCAGCATATTTATACAGTAAAGGTAAATAAGGGCATTCGTGTTGCGGTGTGCTCCCTAAGCAGTGAGAAATGCAGAGGGCTTGCGAAGCGCATGAAGGAAATACTTGATACATGTAAATAG
- the aroB gene encoding 3-dehydroquinate synthase, translating to MKLHVDLKENGYDILMEHGILYRLNDYIDLNRKVMIVTDSGVPEAYANIVREQCKKGYVHVIEQGEDSKDLAVFKEINEDLLAHKFSRKDCVVALGGGVVGDLAGYVAASYMRGIDFIQIPTTTLSQIDSSIGGKVAINLDEVKNIVGAFYQPKMVFIDPETLHTLPRRHYINGLMEALKAGLIYDASLFALFEHGDIEKDLDTIIEKALYVKKSVVEQDEREQGLRKILNFGHTIGHAIESYYHLSEYLHGECVALGMLYFIEDEQLKQRVISVYERLGIPTHVDFDPEAVYQLLCRDKKADGDHVTIVHVPKAGTAELIETPLDEVRTILKGTQA from the coding sequence ATGAAATTACACGTTGATTTAAAGGAGAACGGATATGACATCCTGATGGAACACGGGATACTGTATCGTTTAAATGACTATATTGATTTAAACCGCAAGGTGATGATTGTTACAGACAGCGGCGTACCGGAGGCCTATGCAAATATCGTACGGGAACAATGTAAGAAAGGGTATGTGCATGTCATAGAACAGGGGGAGGATTCCAAGGACCTTGCCGTCTTCAAGGAAATCAATGAGGATCTGCTGGCACACAAGTTTTCCAGAAAGGATTGTGTAGTCGCTCTTGGAGGAGGAGTTGTCGGTGATCTGGCAGGTTATGTGGCAGCCTCCTATATGCGGGGAATCGACTTCATACAGATACCGACAACCACACTTTCACAGATAGACTCCAGTATTGGTGGAAAGGTTGCTATCAATCTGGATGAGGTTAAAAATATCGTCGGTGCCTTCTATCAGCCGAAAATGGTCTTTATCGATCCGGAAACATTGCATACGCTTCCCAGAAGACACTATATCAACGGCCTGATGGAAGCACTGAAAGCCGGACTGATCTATGATGCCTCCCTGTTTGCATTGTTTGAGCATGGAGATATTGAAAAAGATCTGGATACGATTATTGAAAAAGCTTTGTATGTGAAAAAGAGTGTTGTCGAGCAGGATGAACGGGAACAGGGACTGCGTAAGATTCTGAACTTCGGTCATACCATCGGACATGCCATTGAAAGCTATTATCACCTGAGTGAGTATCTGCACGGGGAATGTGTTGCTTTGGGAATGCTGTATTTTATCGAGGATGAACAGCTGAAGCAGCGTGTTATAAGCGTGTATGAGCGTCTGGGTATCCCCACACATGTGGACTTTGACCCGGAAGCGGTATATCAGCTTTTATGCAGAGATAAGAAAGCGGACGGTGATCATGTAACGATCGTTCATGTTCCAAAGGCAGGAACAGCGGAACTGATAGAAACCCCGCTTGATGAAGTACGTACTATATTGAAAGGAACACAAGCATGA